One Eptesicus fuscus isolate TK198812 chromosome 13, DD_ASM_mEF_20220401, whole genome shotgun sequence genomic window, ATGGCATCGGCATTGGGAACAGTTTCAGTATTGCGCTTGGACACTGGAGTGTCTGCCCACCTGTGCGGGAAGGGAAGGACAGGTCCTGAGTCTGAGATCAGCTCAGCAGAATCTGGGCCACTGGCAGATCTTGCTAAGACACTGGACTGGACAGTCATTGGCAACCTTGGAGGCAAGAGACAATCaacagaggaaggcccagggacCTGTGGGATGTTGGGAAACCAACCAAGCTGTCTGGGACTCATTTGCCCCCAACCTAAGTGGGGACAAAGGCCAGGCAAGGCAATAATTATAGGAAGCGTGGCCACAGATCCAGCACAGTAACTTTCCTGGTTTAACAAACTTGGAAAAGCTGGTGCAGTGCTGAGAGCTGGAGATACAGAAAAGACAGGGATGCACGTGAATCTACAATGACCTCAATAAGATAACTGAAactttacataattaaaaaatgaaaagggagacaATAGCAAAATAATGTTTCTGACCCACCACAGAGGCCTGAATGGAACCGCGTCTAGCAGTCCAGGAGTTGGGAAGGCAAGGGGAACAGAACCACATCCTCACCATGTTCCAGGCCTTATTCTGGATGCTTCCGATCGGGGTTTCTGGACCTTGGCACACTGATATTTGAGGCTAAGTAACTGCTGTGGGGGCTGTACTATTTACCCTGTAGGATGTTTAGCCTCATCCTTGGCCTCTACCTACTAGAAGGCAGGAACGCCCCCCCCACTTGCAACATCCAAAAGTGTCCATTGCCAAATATCCCCTGGGAGCCAGTCACCTCAGAGGACAGCCACTGCATTGTGCAGTAATTACGATTAAGCTGAATGCCTCTCATGGGCCAGGCGCTATGCCAGCCACTCGCATATACAGGAATTCCTCACTGGATGCTGCTAAGTTCCGCAACTTTAAACAAAATGACATATAAGAAGGGGAGATCAAAgggcttttatgcatgcatataagcctaaccaatggacacagacaacagggggtgagggcatgagtgggggggggggattggagGGATAATAGGAggataaggaaaaataaagcaaaaaaataaaataaaaaataaattttaaaaaatgacatatacAGAAACCAAGTTTATGAGACTAATTGACACAAGAGGTAAGttgcagcccggccggtgtggctcagtggttgagtgtggacctgtgaaccaggaggtcacggttctattcttggtcagagcacatgccggggttgcaggctggatccccagtagtgggcatgcaggaggcagctgatcaatgattgtcatcactgacgtttctctctctctccctctcccttccactctgaaatcaataaaatgtattaaaaataaaattttaaaaatatatttttaaaaaaagttaagttGCTAAGGAATCTTACCAATGTTATAAAGAAAAGTTGAACGAAACAACGTTTAAAGAAACATTACTCCGGGACCTGCAGCAGCAACCATCCAAAGAGGGTGGTATGCCCGTTTCACAATGAGGAAACGTAGTCACGAGCGAGGGCTGAAACCAGTGCAGCAACTCAAACACCAAGCTTTCTGCTGCACAGCTCTGCTTCCCGAGGGCGTCAGGAAGAACTACTGAGATTTGCTAGATTAATaggcaggaagcagccaggcTGGGGAAGGGCACTCCAGGGTAGACCAATAGTATTGCAGAGTGAGGTGGACCAACAGTATTGCAGAGTGAGGTGGACCAACAGTATTGCAGAGTGAGGTGGACCAATAGTATTGCAGAGTGAGGTGGACCAATAGTATTGCAGAGTGAAGTGGACCAATAGTATTGCAGAGTGAAGTGGACCAATAGTATTGCAGAGTGAGGGGGACCAATAGTATTGCagagtgagggagaggagggTGTGTTTAACTCTGCAGTCACTGCATGCATTCTTCTTGTGTTACTCTGAGGAGGTTATGAGCCCTTTTGCACCTTCAGTTCAGGTTAGTACAGCGATTGCTCAGCACGTAAAGGCCTCTGTTGTTGTACGCATCCTGGGCGGGGCTGTGTGGGGACCCCACAGTCTGTGCGCTTACGGTCCTCTCGTTCACCTCCCTTGCTGTGTGCTCTCCCAGCGACGCTCTTAGTAATTTTTAAGGGTGAGGAAGGGGAAGTATTAGGAAACTAGACTAGTATTCAGAGCGGCTCTAACGATATCATTTGCTGGAAGCCAAAGACAAAACCTTAGTACCTCTCCTTCAATTAGGGCTGCTGTACACTTTGGCGAAAGGGTTACTAGTCGGATCCCCTGTGGCGGAGGCTAGTTGAAGCATCAGGCCAAGAAATGAGGGGCAAGCAGCAACTGCAGCTTAAACAGGAGCAGTTTTACCAAAGATTAACACTTCCATAGCACCAAAGGCCATTCAGGGTCAGAACACAGGCAGAATCTGGGAGTGGCTGCGAAGCCGGAAGAAGAGCCGGATGTCTTCTGGGACGAGGAGCCTTCCTTGCCTCCCCCACAGCAGCCAGACTGGGCCTCTGGACAACATGGGCGGTGTGACATCACGCTCCCTAGACAAGGGTCCAACAAGGCAGGAGGCGCCGGGGTTCAGCTCACAAGCCCTAGGAGAGGAAAGGCAGTGGATTAGACCCGAGCCTGGGGCAGCTGTACCTGCACCTCCCATCCCAGGGCACAGGTCCTGGATCTGCCAGCAGACAGCAAGACGGTTCCCTTCATCTGTGCCTCAAGCATTaaatcccacctccacccctgtccccacacaccccttccccGGGCAACAACCCGGGCAGGCATGATCGGACACTCACCCAAGTAATCATCCATCAAAGAGCCGATAGCAAACTGCAGGAGGGAAGGTGAAAAGGAAATGAAGCCTAAGCGAGCACAGACCCATCCTCTAAGCCCCAACCCTGGACgttctgcccaccctcccctcttcGGCAGAAGAGCAGAGACCCCCAGCGAGTCTCGGTGGTAAGAGACCAATAGCTCCTGGCTGCCTGGCacgggaaggcaggcagacaagagACTCACAATGTCGTTCTTATCCACACGGGTCCCCACAATCTTCAAGCGGATCTCATCGTCCTGCTGAATCACAAtgtcctgggaggagggaccagaACACTCAGACTCTCGCTCCTCCCCCCTCAGCCAATCCTCTCCCTCCGAGCGGCTCATGCCCTCCCGTCTCTGACTTCTTCCTACCGACTCACCTCATCCATTGTCTTGTAACACGGTGGGTTGGAGTTAGGATCAAACTCCATCTCGGACGGGATGGACTGAAAGGAAAGTGAGACTGGCTGAGCACTTTAATGGATGCTGCAGGAGGTGGTCACGAATGGGGTCtctcctcagccccgcccagCGCGCCCAGACTCACATGTCGGGAAATGAAGCAGGACATGGGTCCAATTTCTGTGAAGAGTCCAACCTAGAAGGAAAATGAGTGGCCCTTGCTTTTTCTTGTGTCCAAGTCTTCTCagcttctcctctttctctgatTGCTAATAAATTCTCTAAGTATTGAAACCACACCAAACTGTaacgttttcatttctcttttttcaagCGTTCGTTGTAAGGTAAGCAAATACTGTGTAGTAGTGAGAACTGAGGCCTGGGACATGTCTGTCCAGGATTTCAACACATGTTGGTCACATGACCTTGGCCACTAGACTTAGTTTCTCTCAGCTTAAGCTTCTATAAAAAGGGATAAAAGCACCACCTGTCAGTCACTGGAAGGCTTTTACACATTACCTGGCTCACGGTAACTCCTCCATCAGTGGATGCTACTACCATGACTATTAACACTGACTGACATGCCCCTGAGACAGGACCTTTTGACAGGTGAGCAAACTGAAGCACAAAGAAATGATGTGGCCCAGGATGCACGGTTAGCAAGTGGAGCTGGGACCCACCCTACATCTTCTGAGGGACCATCCCACTTCCTCCCCGTGTGTGGTCTCACCTTGTTGACCTGAGTGACTACAGCATCCACGACTTCCCCTTTAAAGGGCCGGAAAACAATGGCCTTGTACTTAACCGGATAAAGGACAAAGCCCCTGCCGGGCTGGATCACACCAGCACCAATATTGTCGATGGTGGTGACAGCAATGACAAAGCCATACCTGCAAGGAGGATGACAAAGAGAAAGGCACTGTGTGTGGAAGAGCCTCCAAAACCACCTGCAACAAGAATCAGAGACAGCACAAAGGGGCAGTAGATGGCACCCCTGCCCGAGCTTAGTGGCCAAGGACAGGACACGGATGAGTATCTGTAACGCCCAACACTGCTCTCATAATTTCACAAAAAATGTCCCAGAAGGCCGCAGTCCTTGAGCCAAGAGACCCTCAGAATCGCTGGGAGGAGcccattaaaatgcagatttccgGCCCTGACTTGAGTGTTGAGTATGTAGTGATAGGGTGAGGCTCAGGAACCTGCGTGTTCAAAATGCCCCAGGTTATTTTAATGATGGAGGCCCAAATACGCCACGGTGCTAGGCTCCTCCCAGCTCACGCACACATGTGAGAGTCCTCTCTGTGCACAGCCCAGAGATGTGCCATGTCAGGTCCTGGGCATGGGGGGCAGGGAAACCGGCAGAATCACAGACGGAGGGCAGGTGACGAGAGTGTGAGCTCCACTAGGGCTGGCCTCCCTCTGACTTTGAGGTCATTGTTCCCAGCGACCAAC contains:
- the POLR2G gene encoding DNA-directed RNA polymerase II subunit RPB7, producing the protein MFYHISLEHEILLHPRYFGPNLLNTVKQKLFTEVEGTCTGKYGFVIAVTTIDNIGAGVIQPGRGFVLYPVKYKAIVFRPFKGEVVDAVVTQVNKVGLFTEIGPMSCFISRHSIPSEMEFDPNSNPPCYKTMDEDIVIQQDDEIRLKIVGTRVDKNDIFAIGSLMDDYLGLVS